A stretch of Opitutales bacterium DNA encodes these proteins:
- a CDS encoding histidinol-phosphate aminotransferase family protein, translating to MLPNNIQNLTRAATLAVALSLGIAGTTHAQEYVPTLPDSPIRLSSNENHFGFSPKAIEAMKEALDNGSFYNRNNVNDLEALLAEMEGVPEDYIITTPGSGPILIMTALAYAEKGKNVVTTEMGYTQLVRRFAAKGGDVKFAPLGEDMGYDLDALRAEIDGDTAIVYICNPNNPTGVMIDPNELRQFIMTVPQDILVFIDEAYLELSSGTLKSNTMIPLTKIRKNLIVCRTFSKGYGMAGHRIGFGAAHPDVLSKLQMYSYGGLSYLSAIGAIEALKDSEYFQSNIDNYKTIRAYTAAKLDAMGIEYADPQGAFIYFKAGVPNALVREAMLAAGVAVTTSRESGVEPGTFDLWTRVSIGKKEHMDQFLEVLAKLIGKEFEATDLSI from the coding sequence ATGCTTCCAAATAATATTCAGAACTTAACCCGTGCGGCTACTCTCGCCGTAGCGCTGTCCCTTGGGATAGCAGGTACGACACATGCCCAGGAATATGTCCCAACTCTCCCAGATAGCCCTATTCGTCTGAGCAGTAATGAAAACCACTTCGGCTTCTCTCCCAAGGCAATCGAGGCCATGAAAGAGGCACTCGACAACGGTAGTTTCTATAACCGTAACAACGTCAACGACCTCGAAGCCCTACTTGCTGAAATGGAAGGCGTGCCCGAAGACTACATTATCACGACGCCTGGTTCTGGCCCGATCCTCATCATGACTGCTTTGGCTTATGCTGAGAAAGGGAAAAATGTCGTCACGACAGAGATGGGATATACCCAACTTGTTCGTAGATTTGCAGCTAAAGGTGGGGATGTGAAATTTGCCCCACTTGGGGAGGACATGGGTTATGATCTCGATGCCCTGCGCGCGGAGATCGATGGCGACACGGCTATTGTATACATCTGCAATCCGAACAACCCGACTGGAGTGATGATCGATCCCAATGAGCTGCGCCAGTTCATCATGACGGTGCCACAAGATATCCTCGTTTTCATTGATGAGGCCTACTTAGAATTGTCCAGCGGCACGCTGAAAAGTAATACCATGATTCCGCTGACAAAGATTCGGAAGAATCTCATCGTCTGCCGTACGTTCTCAAAAGGCTATGGCATGGCAGGTCACCGCATCGGTTTTGGCGCCGCCCATCCGGATGTGCTTTCCAAGCTCCAGATGTATTCGTATGGAGGACTTTCATATCTCTCGGCGATCGGCGCGATCGAGGCACTAAAGGACTCAGAATACTTCCAGAGCAATATCGACAATTACAAGACGATTCGTGCCTACACAGCTGCGAAGTTGGACGCGATGGGCATCGAATATGCCGATCCGCAGGGTGCATTCATCTATTTTAAGGCGGGCGTCCCTAACGCTTTGGTGCGTGAGGCAATGCTGGCTGCGGGTGTTGCCGTGACGACCTCGCGTGAGTCGGGTGTCGAGCCTGGCACCTTCGACCTTTGGACACGCGTATCGATTGGCA